The Andreesenia angusta genome contains the following window.
AAGCGGAGCTATAGATGTGTTCATTGCGGACAAATGGGCGGGGTCTCATGTGCTGGCCACTCGAGGAATAGAAGGTATTTGGATAACTGGGAATCCTATAGCAAAGCAAACCTCTCATATAGCCGTAAAAAAGGGAGATACAGCTCTCCTTTCAGCCATAGACAAGTCTCTAAGCAAGTTAAAAGAAGACGGTACCTACCAGCTTATTCTAGACAGCTGGGAGCCTGAGAAAACCATATTCCAGACTAAAGAGCAAATAAGCAACTACAAGTTGAGGATGGGAATATACGCATCGTCTATAGTGGCCATCATCACAACTGCCTGTGGGTTTGTGCTCTTGGTTCAGCTGAAAAAAAGCAAGGCTAAACAGAAGCAGATAGAGTACCTTAGCTTTCACGACCAGCTCACTGGTCTCTACAGCCGATATTTCTTTGAGAAAGAAGTCGAGAGGCTGAGCAATGCCAGCTCTCTTCCACTTAGCTTGATATTGATAGACGTGAACGGCCTTAAGCTCATAAATGATGCTTTTGGGCACAAGAAGGGCGATCTGCTGCTTAAAAAAGTTTCTGACTCTCTAAAGTCAGAGTGTGGACCTGATGGCATCGTGTGCAGAATAGGCGGTGACGAGTTCACAGTGCTCCTTCCGAACACCGACTCTCACAAAGCCAAGGAACTTTCTGAAAACATATGCCGGACTCTTTCTTGTAATTCCGTGGAGTCAATACCGATCACTGCCTCGGCTGGGTACAGCACTAAGATACAGGTCGATGAGGATATGTCAGAAGTATTCCGAAAAGCCGAAGACAATATGTACCACAGTAAAACTTCGGAGAAGAAGAGCATAAGGTATAACTCTATAAACATAATCATGAAAACACTGTTTGAAAAGACGCCTAGAGAGGAAGCCCACTCTGAACGTGTAAGCGAGCTTTGCAAGGAGATTGCCAACGAAATGGGCATGAACCCCATTGAAGCCAATATGCTGAATACAGCTGGACTTCTTCATGACATCGGGAAAATAGCTGTAGGAAACAGCATACTTGACAAAAAAGGCCCTCTTGACGATCGAGAGTGGACTGAAATGAGAAAGCATCCTGAAATAAGCTACAACATACTGAGTTCTGTGAACGACTACGGGCCGCTTGCCGATGTGGCTCTGTCCCACCATGAAAGATGGGACGGTGAAGGCTATCCTAGAAAGCTTTCAGGCAAAGAGATTCCGCTTCATGCCAGAATAATAGCGGTAGCCGACACCTATGATGCCATGACAAGTAAAAGATCCTATAGAAACGCAATGAATCCAGAGTACGCCATGGCTGAAATCAAAAAAAACTCTGGAAAGCAATTCGACCCTGAAGTTGTCGAAGTCTTTTCAAGAGTTTTTGAGAAAATCCTCAGTGAAGAAAATTCAAGCCTGTCTGAGGATATGTCTAAAGCTGAGGTTCCATGTCTCAACTAGAGAGTGAACTTGGATATTTCAGCCTTCAATTTCTCAGCGCTTGCGTTTGTATTTTCTGCAAGTGCGAGAATTTCACTTAGGCTATGTGCGGCTGAGTTTGTCCGTCCTGCAATATCAGTAGTCCCCTCTGCCCCCTCTCCAGATGCAACTGTGACTGCCTCTATCGTCTGAACTATTTCATGTATAGAGGCCAGCAGTTCCTCGGAAGTCGAGCTGAAGTCTGATACAAGTCCATCTACAAATTTTGCGTCTTCATCGTATCTGTCAGCAACTTCGATAAGAGTGCTGTAATCCTCCTGAACATCTGTGGACATAAAGCTTAAAAGGCTGCCAGAATTGCTCGCAAGGCTCTTTACAGTGTCTGTAACTTTCCCAGTTATGTTCTGTATCTGTGTAACTGTGTCCTTGGACTGCTCTGCTAGCTTCCTGATCTCATCCGCTACAACAGCGAATCCCCTTCCAGCTTCTCCAGCCCTTGAGGCCTCTATGGCCGCGTTTAACGCAAGCAAGTTCGTCTGCTCTGTAATCTGCATTATTGCGTCTGAAAGCAAATTTATCTGCTCTACAACTTTAGATTCCTCTATGGACTTCTCAAGCTCAAACTTTGTCTCGTTGAAAATTGTCATAGCCTTCTGCTGTGCATCTACTACGTTCTTCTTTGTTTCCACAGCTCTCCCAGCTATTCTCTCAGCGTTTATCGCCCCGTCTTGGGCCTTTTCAGCAATAGAAAGCACTGCCTTCTCCATCTCCTGTGCAGTTGTGGCCATCTCCTCCGAGGAAGCCGCAGTTTCTTCTGTTCCTGCCGAAAGCTCTTCGGTAGTTGCAGACATCCCCTCCATCTCCTGACTTAGCTCTGAAATATTCTTCTCCATCGATAAAACAGTCGATTCAACCGAAGCAGCCTCTAGCTTTACATTCCCTATAAGCTCAGCCATGGCTTGCTTCATCTTTTCAGTGGCCCTTGCAAGCTTTCCTATTTCGTCTTTTCTAGACAGATACTTGTCTGAAACACTGTTTGACAAATCCCCCTGTCCTATAAGCTCCAGCATATCCACTGTCTTTCCTAGAGGTATAACTATGTTTCTTGAGACCACCGACGTTACAAGAACAGCTACCACAAGCACAAGAACTATCACTATAGTTAGAAAAATTATAGTGCTGCTGTAGATTCTACTGTTCTCACTGCGCATGGTTTCGGCCTGCTCTGAGTTGTAGTCGTTAAAAGCCCTCACAGCCGACTGATAATCCTCTAGCGTGCCTTTGTTTTCAACAAAATACTTGTAAGCCCCTTTATGATCCTCTGAACTCAGCAAATCCAGTGTCTTATCTATAGTTTCTCTCCACTTGACCAAGCCTGACTCCAGATCAGCGTAAAGCTCTTTCTGCTTCTGATCTACAGAAAGACGCTTTAACTCTTCCATGTTCTTGTTAGCCTTTTCTTTTCTGCTCTCTATGTCCGAAATTATCTCCTTTTCAAATCCATCCGACTCGTCTATTATGAGCGCATATAAATTGGCACTGTTCGCCCTTGTATGAGTCCTGAGGTCCCCACCTGCCTCTAGTACCTTTAAATTCTTGTTGTAAAGAGACTCAAAGTTTCCATTGGCTACTTGAAAGCTCCTTATCCCCAGAAACGCCATAACACCTATGAAAAAAATCATTATTGCAGACAATCCAAAAACTTTAAACTTCACCTGTAAATTACTTAGCACTATATACCCCCTGATTTTTTAAGACTTAATGCCAAATTATATCAGTATATTTTACTCGGCATTCATTCTGATTATAGCACTCAGCCTTGATCCTGACTACAGTAAAGTTAAAGCTACCTGACAATCTGCTCCTCTATCTTTTTCCTCATTTCCAGCATTCCCTCTACACTAGGATTCCCTATGTAGCTGTTTTCTAGAACTGCTTTTATATTGGCAGGCTTGTCGCTCAGTATCACGATTCTATTTGAAATCTCTATAGCCTCATCTATGTCGTGAGTTACGAATATGCAGGTCCTGTTCTCAGAAGCCGCAACTTCTTTTATCAAGTCCATCATCACCTTCTTGTTGGCCGCATCCACAGAGGAGAGCGGCTCATCCATAAGCATAATCGAAGATGAGTATATAAGCGCCCTCAGGATTCCTACCCTCTTTCGGATTCCTCCGCTCAGCTTCTTAGGGTAGTATTCCCTGTACTTCATCAGACCTGCTCTTTCTAAAAGCTGGTCTATTCCGTTTTCTTTCCCTTCCGCTGCCTTACCCAGTACAAACTCTAGGTTTTCTGCAACCGTCCTCCACGGTATAAGCCTGTCCTCCTGAAACACAAACGATATGTCTTCCCCAGAGAAGCCTTCTACTGTTCCCGAGTCTGCCACTTCAATACCTGCGAGAATTTTTAACACTGTGGTCTTGCCACACCCTGAAGGACCCAGAAGGCAAGTCGTTTTTCCAGCCGCAAATTCCACAGAGATGTTATCCAGGACCTTCAGGTCCCCGTAGCTTTTTGATACGTCTTCAATTTTGTACATACAATCACATCCATTCCCTAGAGTCAAATCTCCGTTTAACCATATCCACTATCATGTTCAGAGATTTGGATAGCGCCAGTATAATCACTACCCAGGCAAATACCCCGGGAGTGTTAAGATATGCCCTCTCCACTTGAAGATTCGCTCCTACCGAAAACTCGGGCTGCGAAAGCACTTCACCTGCCACCACCATCTTGAGCGTAATCGAGACAGTGGTGGAGGATATATCGAAAATCCCTCTTGCTATAGATGGAGCGTATATCTCCCTGAACACAACCAGCTTTCTGACTTTGTACACCTCTGCCATCTCGACTATCTCCTTGTCCACTCCATCAATGGAAGCCATCACGTTGTCGTATAGCACAGGAAACGACACCAGGAGCCCTACAAAAACGGGAACAAGCGAGTTCTGAAGCCATATGATGGCGAGGATTATGACTGCAATGACGGGGACAGCACCAAGAAAGTCCACAGCAAGCCCCAAGGCAATACGACATGCCTTGATATACTTCGAAAGAATACCACAGACAAAAGCGAAAAGTGCTGCAGCAATGACCCCTGCAACACTCCTCCCTGCTGTGCATAGCACCGCTATATAGAATCCCGACTCAGACGCGATCTCCAAAAGGCTCCTTATCGTGGCCACTGGCGATGGGACGAGCACTTCTCTGTTCACTGCAACAGATACGACATTCCAGATCACAACCATGCCCAAGACTGATAGAACCTTCAGTTCCCTATCTTTCATAGTATATTTCTTCATCTGGAATCGATCCTCCAATAAACTCAGGGTCAAAATCCATAACAGATTT
Protein-coding sequences here:
- a CDS encoding HD domain-containing phosphohydrolase encodes the protein MIPLQFRKKLSLKFAVTSLALFFLVGGSASSGKVANKDDSILILGNENLAPIVYEDKGKSVGLAVEIAKELENYIGVSVKVETKGWSEAQEMLRNGEADALLHINKTPERMKDFEFSDPILESEISIFTNNSGIEISGVDALSGLNVGVEDGGFAESFLKSNHNLSLVQVSSLNDGFDSLKSGAIDVFIADKWAGSHVLATRGIEGIWITGNPIAKQTSHIAVKKGDTALLSAIDKSLSKLKEDGTYQLILDSWEPEKTIFQTKEQISNYKLRMGIYASSIVAIITTACGFVLLVQLKKSKAKQKQIEYLSFHDQLTGLYSRYFFEKEVERLSNASSLPLSLILIDVNGLKLINDAFGHKKGDLLLKKVSDSLKSECGPDGIVCRIGGDEFTVLLPNTDSHKAKELSENICRTLSCNSVESIPITASAGYSTKIQVDEDMSEVFRKAEDNMYHSKTSEKKSIRYNSINIIMKTLFEKTPREEAHSERVSELCKEIANEMGMNPIEANMLNTAGLLHDIGKIAVGNSILDKKGPLDDREWTEMRKHPEISYNILSSVNDYGPLADVALSHHERWDGEGYPRKLSGKEIPLHARIIAVADTYDAMTSKRSYRNAMNPEYAMAEIKKNSGKQFDPEVVEVFSRVFEKILSEENSSLSEDMSKAEVPCLN
- a CDS encoding ABC transporter ATP-binding protein, whose amino-acid sequence is MYKIEDVSKSYGDLKVLDNISVEFAAGKTTCLLGPSGCGKTTVLKILAGIEVADSGTVEGFSGEDISFVFQEDRLIPWRTVAENLEFVLGKAAEGKENGIDQLLERAGLMKYREYYPKKLSGGIRKRVGILRALIYSSSIMLMDEPLSSVDAANKKVMMDLIKEVAASENRTCIFVTHDIDEAIEISNRIVILSDKPANIKAVLENSYIGNPSVEGMLEMRKKIEEQIVR
- a CDS encoding ABC transporter permease, coding for MKDRELKVLSVLGMVVIWNVVSVAVNREVLVPSPVATIRSLLEIASESGFYIAVLCTAGRSVAGVIAAALFAFVCGILSKYIKACRIALGLAVDFLGAVPVIAVIILAIIWLQNSLVPVFVGLLVSFPVLYDNVMASIDGVDKEIVEMAEVYKVRKLVVFREIYAPSIARGIFDISSTTVSITLKMVVAGEVLSQPEFSVGANLQVERAYLNTPGVFAWVVIILALSKSLNMIVDMVKRRFDSREWM
- a CDS encoding methyl-accepting chemotaxis protein, whose protein sequence is MLSNLQVKFKVFGLSAIMIFFIGVMAFLGIRSFQVANGNFESLYNKNLKVLEAGGDLRTHTRANSANLYALIIDESDGFEKEIISDIESRKEKANKNMEELKRLSVDQKQKELYADLESGLVKWRETIDKTLDLLSSEDHKGAYKYFVENKGTLEDYQSAVRAFNDYNSEQAETMRSENSRIYSSTIIFLTIVIVLVLVVAVLVTSVVSRNIVIPLGKTVDMLELIGQGDLSNSVSDKYLSRKDEIGKLARATEKMKQAMAELIGNVKLEAASVESTVLSMEKNISELSQEMEGMSATTEELSAGTEETAASSEEMATTAQEMEKAVLSIAEKAQDGAINAERIAGRAVETKKNVVDAQQKAMTIFNETKFELEKSIEESKVVEQINLLSDAIMQITEQTNLLALNAAIEASRAGEAGRGFAVVADEIRKLAEQSKDTVTQIQNITGKVTDTVKSLASNSGSLLSFMSTDVQEDYSTLIEVADRYDEDAKFVDGLVSDFSSTSEELLASIHEIVQTIEAVTVASGEGAEGTTDIAGRTNSAAHSLSEILALAENTNASAEKLKAEISKFTL